In the Cucurbita pepo subsp. pepo cultivar mu-cu-16 chromosome LG17, ASM280686v2, whole genome shotgun sequence genome, TACAAAAGGGCTGAATACTGGCAAACATGAGAGTTTTCGCTGTCAAGCTCAACATGGTGCAACGAATGAGACTAGTGCTGAGCagagtgttaaaatatatcactagcccaatagggtTAAGCCCAGCTATTGTATGAGTGACTCTATTTtatgttaagaaaatgatttaagaTTGTATGAGTGACTATAATAtgttaaagaaaatgatttagggattttaggattaaatttaggaaaatgattatatACTCTCAAGAAAAAAACgtttagaaattttaggaattgaTTGCCTATCATCTAATACCCCTCCATTCTACTTAGTTTATCATCCCAAGAGATCCCAAGCAATACAAAATAGTAATTTCTACCCGATGTTTTGTAAATCTCTCCTcgattggtgttaataaagTGTGTGACTGTTTCCAATAGAGAGTTATGTTCTAACGGTATCCacaccttttaaaaaatacttcattcccttctccaaatGATACGGGATCTCACATACAGTACACCAAAGAATGAGAGTAGAGATAAAAATGAATCCAAGCTAGCAAGGTTACGAAAGATACCAATGAGATAGCCCTATTGAAACTTTTAGCTCAAGTGGAGATGACTCGTCTTTTAGGTTTTTGGGGAGAACTTACGATATGTATTCAATTGACAcgtgaaaatataatataccTTAGACATCGTCGGTTTTTACCTCAATATCATCTacaaaaatgagagaaatctaattcattccaaaaccttatttaGAGCTTGATTGTTACGAACGTCGTGCAAGACCTGGGATATgcagatattattgaaacttttgaaagtttatgaatattttttatataccgtgtttttattaatttagttttaaaataaaaccataggtttaggtgttttttttttttttttttttttttttcatatagtttagcattaattaaataagataatGAATTCTCCGGTAAAATTTCACTCATTTGGCTGTTCGTCACCTACACGTCAATTAAGAAATTCCGATAATAACAACTCTGCTCCACTGTGCTTTCGCGCTCGAATgatgctaaaaaaatgaaacaagaacGATCTTCTTCCAATTGGTCGAATCGAAATCCTGTTTATGGTGTCCGTTTGATGAAGTTAGGATCAGAGTAACAGTACTCTGTAAAAATTTCGACTCTGTGAACTCGTGTTATCCGGCATTGCGAAGTAGAAAGAAGCCCTAGAATTCAAGGGAAGTCTGATATGGATGCCAAGGATATCTTGGGCTTGCCCAAAAATACGCTTCATATACCCCAAGAGAAGAAACCTAGGGCTCAGAAAGATGCCCAGAGAAAGCGAGATGGAATTTCCCGCGAGGTAATGTCTTCTCTGTGCTTGTGTGTTTGtatggttgttgttgttgcttgGTTTTATTGCTTACAGTAGTAATGGTGgggtttttgaattttaggtTTATGCGCTTACTGGTGGTCTGGCTCCTATTATGCCGGCAATCGATACATCTGAGCTGAAGAAACGACCTCCATCAGATGAAAAGGTTATTTCGTTTAGTGCAATACGTGTTATCATCGGTTATTATGCTGTTGAAGGCTGGATAATGGTGaattgaatattgaaattgaggaCTCTGTTTGTTATAGTCCTCTGTACTGATGTGAGAAATGTGGGAAGCGCATTTTATTTGAAGGCTTCAGTGTGTTATCGAATTAATGTGGATTTTCAATTGCTATGTTGCCTTTTCACTTGTTGCTTGGCTCATAATTGGCTCATAAGtgtgttaaaaatatatatatatcttgtATTGAATTTAGATGGGATCTGGTCTTGGAGTTTTTCAGGTTACGTTTGGCACGAAAGAGAGGCTTTTGCTTCATGCTAGAGGAGTTCTATGGCAGGCCTGTTTCATAGGTTGTTTGACTCGAGAGTAGTAGAATTTTTAGAGGTGTCGAGCGATCTTTCGTTGAGGTGTGGGATAGTGTTAGATTTAACATCTTGTTTGGGCTTCTACTGCTCaagatttttataattatcagCTTTGTTCGATTATTTTGGagttaagttttttttctGAGTGGACTACCcttgtatttttgtttgcCCTTGCATATTCATTCACGAACTTGGtttttgtatataaaaaaatgaattcagACTGTTCTTATAGTGTTCTTGTGATTTTTCTTCAGATTACGTGGCAGTGGCTTCCTTTTGCAAATTCTGCTAGAAAAGATAACTTGCAGCTTTACCATTGGGTAGGATTTGGCACCTTTATGAATCGTGTCtatttcaattgatttttgttaTCGTTCAAAGTCATATTcctatttttcatttgtagGTTAGAGTTGTAAATGGCATTCCACCAACAGGTGATTATTCCTTTGCAAAGTACAACAAGGTAAGAGCAAGtcctcctttttatttattgatttgttattttgtattctttaaattttgaaatttaaaatgtctttcattttttatgaaaacGAAAAGTTTGATATACCCATTAACATCCATTGCCTTCTGCGTAATTCCAACATGCCAATTATTTGCTTGTTCATATGTTGGTCACTTTACAAGATATATATGGTTGAAGCCCTCCTCTATGGGTTGTGTGCAAGAAATTAAATTCtgaagtttcaattttatggaaaaatattgatgTTGATGGACATTCTTGAAAAAATcttggaaatgaaaaaaaagaagaagttaCATTAGTATTCCACACTTGTGCTATAAATCCTTATTATCAgtatttatgtttatattaGTGAGATGTTTTTGTTGAcacttttgatattttattggCATTTTTGGTAGACTGAAAATGTTGTTAGCCCTATGTTACGTGGGAAGCTTCAAAATTATGGAAATATTGGTGAATATAATTTTCCAAGTCTCAGGAAAAGATCCTccatttcctcttttctttctcactCGTTATCCCTTATAATCGTGCATTGACCCTCTTGATTTTTTACTCCAATAACCCAATACTTTGGTTCTTACCCTTGTGATAGGAACGTTATTAGGGTAGAACTAGAAATATTATTAGGCTGTTAAGAGTATATTAGTACTTAGCTAGGGAAGTTGTAAGGGTGATTTGTTATGCATAGAGGGAGTTGGAAAGGAAGGAGGTATGCATTGGTTTAGTTAGTTTAGGCTTGAGTATTCACCATTATCAGTATATTTCTTTGGTTTCTATCATCTTGGCAGGTGCGTACACTCCAGGAAGTAAAATGACTAACAGTGCTATTCATCTACTTGTTTTTCCAACATCTTATTGTCTGTCCATCCCGGAGTTTGAAGCATGATCTCTCTCAAAATAAACCTTACATTTGTGAACAGATGATCTTTTGGTCTGAATGTTATTAGAATGGTGAAGTTTCTTATAGGATCCCTGGCCATAAGCTTCGCActcttaaatattaattttttaaactatatttGTCGATTCCTTTGACTTTGCTTGCAATTAGAATGTATCCTAGAACTCGctgataattttattttttcaacaattataaccatttattgaataattaagTGCACatatctaaaattttgttattattaatcaaatatattttctgcTTTGAATGTTGTGCAGTCTGTTGAAATTGTCAAATACACGGATGAGGATTACGAAAAGTATTTGAATGAACCTGTGGGTATATCCGTCCCTCATTTCTAACAAAGCGCATAGAGAACTCTCTCTCACCCACTTGCACTCGCACAAAGTTTCATGATATGTAGCATTTTTATATGATGTTAAGGCATTTGCCTCGAGGCCCctttttgaaaaagattgGCCTTCGAGGATCTTTAGGCTTACAGCAAAGGATTTTAAGTTGAAGCAATATCATGGCTTGAGTGTTTATATCCTATATGACAACTTATCCTTCTCTTCATACCATGCCGTTATGTTTTCCATCTTTATTGTATCCTTGTGTTAAAGCTTGAAGGATAAAGTTTTTCCTACTAGGAATTATTGTGTACATATTGATTTTAACGTTGGCATATTTTACAGATCTTACTTCTAAAATCAATAGTctttttctctatattttgAAGATATAGTAAGAAGGAAGATCAAAGAGGAGAAGTATGTGgtcaaatttaatgaaaatggttatgaattttttttttaaaaaaataataataatattttaatattttttagaggGAGCTATTCTGCAATGCTCTAGcatggaaatgaaacattGAATGTAAATGAGGGaatcattatattttcaatggTTGAGTTAGAATGGAAGTTNttttttttttttttttttttttttttttttttttttttttttttttttttccccaattAGCTACATTTTAAGGTTCTTCATGGCAGTCCTTATCTAAATCTTCTCTAATTATTCTCCCTTGTCATTAAtacttgaatttcaaaatgcCTATACCTATTACCTTGGTTGCATCTAGACTTCGTTAccaatttataaaattggaGCATATCGATTATTCATTTTTGTCAGTCCACCTTTCCCGTGAATGGTTTGCGTCATTATTGGAACAAGGTCTTACTGGTCAGTGTCCAATGAGTAAGCATCAATTTGATGTCATTTGGAAGTCAACATGCATTTGGATGGATAAATGTTCGGATGGACCTCACTGTCACTCTCATGTTCTCGACTCTAGATTTCTGCTTTATCTTGATTTCTTTAGCATAGTTCTTTNatttcctcttttctttctcactCGTTATCCCTTATAATCGTGCATTGACCCTCTTGATTTTTTACTCCAATAACCCAATACTTTGGTTCTTACCCTTGTGATAGGAACGTTATTAGGGTAGAACTAGAAATATTATTAGGCTGTTAAGAGTATATTAGTACTTAGCTAGGGAAGTTGTAAGGGTGATTTGTTATGCATAGAGGGAGTTGGAAAGGAAGGAGGTATGCATTGGTTTAGTTAGTTTAGGCTTGAGTATTCACCATTATCAGTATATTTCTTTGGTTTCTATCATCTTGGCAGGTGCGTACACTCCAGGAAGTAAAATGACTAACAGTGCTATTCATCTACTTGTTTTTCCAACATCTTATTGTCTGTCCATCCCGGAGTTTGAAGCATGATCTCTCTCAAAATAAACCTTACATTTGTGAACAGATGATCTTTTGGTCTGAATGTTATTAGAATGGTGAAGTTTCTTATAGGATCCCTGGCCATAAGCTTCGCActcttaaatattaattttttaaactatatttGTCGATTCCTTTGACTTTGCTTGCAATTAGAATGTATCCTAGAACTCGctgataattttattttttcaacaattataaccatttattgaataattaagTGCACatatctaaaattttgttattattaatcaaatatattttctgcTTTGAATGTTGTGCAGTCTGTTGAAATTGTCAAATACACGGATGAGGATTACGAAAAGTATTTGAATGAACCTGTGGGTATATCCGTCCCTCATTTCTAACAAAGCGCATAGAGAACTCTCTCTCACCCACTTGCACTCGCACAAAGTTTCATGATATGTAGCATTTTTATATGATGTTAAGGCATTTGCCTCGAGGCCCctttttgaaaaagattgGCCTTCGAGGATCTTTAGGCTTACAGCAAAGGATTTTAAGTTGAAGCAATATCATGGCTTGAGTGTTTATATCCTATATGACAACTTATCCTTCTCTTCATACCATGCCGTTATGTTTTCCATCTTTATTGTATCCTTGTGTTAAAGCTTGAAGGATAAAGTTTTTCCTACTAGGAATTATTGTGTACATATTGATTTTAACGTTGGCATATTTTACAGATCTTACTTCTAAAATCAATAGTctttttctctatattttgAAGATATAGTAAGAAGGAAGATCAAAGAGGAGAAGTATGTGgtcaaatttaatgaaaatggttatgaattttttttttaaaaaaataataataatattttaatattttttagaggGAGCTATTCTGCAATGCTCTAGcatggaaatgaaacattGAATGTAAATGAGGGaatcattatattttcaatggTTGAGTTAGAatggaagttttttttttttttttttttttttttccccaattAGCTACATTTTAAGGTTCTTCATGGCAGTCCTTATCTAAATCTTCTCTAATTATTCTCCCTTGTCATTAAtacttgaatttcaaaatgcCTATACCTATTACCTTGGTTGCATCTAGACTTCGTTAccaatttataaaattggaGCATATCGATTATTCATTTTTGTCAGTCCACCTTTCCCGTGAATGGTTTGCGTCATTATTGGAACAAGGTCTTACTGGTCAGTGTCCAATGAGTAAGCATCAATTTGATGTCATTTGGAAGTCAACATGCATTTGGATGGATAAATGTTCGGATGGACCTCACTGTCACTCTCATGTTCTCGACTCTAGATTTCTGCTTTATCTTGATTTCTTTAGCATAGTTCTTTATTCTGTAGTCttctccttttttattttttcatttttttttttatgtgtttgAGATATATACTTCTTAATGTTTTCAGTCATGGACAAAGGAGGAGACGGATCGATTATTTGACTTGTGTGAACGGTTTGATCTTCGCTTCGTTGTGATAGCTGACAGGTTTCCATCAACAAGGACAATGGAGGAACTAAAGGAGCGATATTATCGTGGTACATGTAACTTTTTCTAGTCTATTATGgcaagcatttttttttcacccttAGGTTGCCAATTtgtgttgtaaattttttttttgaatcatTTACAAATGCACTTGTGATTATTGAAAACTTATGGTATGAGATTATATGTTTATAGCATCAAGAGCAATTTTGGCAGCTAGAGAACCAATGCCTCGGGAAAGTTCAGGGAATACTCTCGCCAAGGTAGGTAATTTTGAATTGGATATATTTTGcaattgtaacattttaaGTTGGAGTTCTTGCATATTAATTTCCTTTAAAAGATCCATGAAGCATCCTATAGTTGAGGTTGCTTATCAAATTAGCTATCTGTAtggttttcttatttattctttatatgTAGGATCCTTACAGTGTCTCACAAGAGATTGAGCGCAAACGGGCATTGTCCATGGTTCTCTCCCAAACGAAACAGCAAGAACGAAAAGATGCAGAGGTCTTGAttctttaatgttttaataaatagaaataccCAATAATGAATTAGTGTTTATACATATGGATAAGTCTAAGGCCTTAtatgttgttttttaaaaactattgaTCGTTTCAGGTTCTAGCTGAAGCAAAAAAGATAACTGAATCTCGCAGAGATGAAAGAGTGAGTTTAAGTCGTATTTGCTAATTTTTTTAGGCATGGCGCTTTGCACATGAATGCACAAAGCAGAGTACAAGTTCACTTTGAGATTAGCATTACAGGATGTCGTGCTTAAAAGAAATTGCATTATTAACCCCTAGGTTTTTAATTTGTGCCATAAAAATGTTAGTAGTATAAATGTCATGGTGTGCGGATAACCAGGCCATTGAGGTATACCTTCATCTCTTAGGGTACGAAACTTCAAAGCTAAAACTACTCATCTTCTTTACTATCAAGTTTATTCCGATTAAAGTATGTCTGTGCATTATCTTTTGGAACATGGCCTATAGCCAAGTTTAGGAATACCATCCCCTTCTGTCTGGACTTAGAAAGCAtaaccaaattttattttgatggtATGAATTTCTCAgtggtctctctctctcccccccGGGTGTCATTCCTTTACTTCTCATATTAATAACTTATCCTATTTCATATATCTAGAGCTGGTTTATGATCTTggttttattcattttagGTGCCTGAAAAATCTGAGCTGCCTGTCACTTCAAATGCTGTCCCTGGAGCTACTGAAAGGGCTGTCGTTCCTGGAGATTCTTTACCATCTGTATCCAATGTGCAGCCCCCTCCTCCAGCAGCTGCACCTTCAACTTTAGTGGCGGATAATGCTTCTACTCTTGCTTCTCTTCGCATGGTATATGGCCTGAAGGAATTATATTTAGCTTTTGCCTGTAAATTTTGAGAATCCTTTTATAgcttcactttttttttttttttcaattttgatattttcgTGATGGATTGTGCTCTTGAAGCTTAATTGATCTAtaccaaaatataaaatttgagaatgtGCTCTGATAATTCCTACATGTCAGCTTCCTGTATACTTGAGAACGTATGCACTTGAGCAAATGGTCCAAGCTGCAAGTTCATCTGCTGGGCTTCGGACTATCAAGCGAGTTGAACAAACATTACAAGATCTTTCGGTTAGTTAACTCTCCAGTTTTTGTTTAATGCAAATATTTGTTATCTCTTAAAGTGGTGGTTGGTGGAAGATTTAACTATGGTACCAACAACATAGTAGCttgtgagaagaaagaaaaaaacaaagcaaataGAAAGTTTCtctgttttgaatttttattctttgctATCAAGAACACCCAAATACTGCTGGTGGTGgaatatgctttttttttcctttgtttttcaaAGCAAAAACTCATTCCACTTGGAAGCATGTAGTGCATAACTACAGAACAATATTTCATGGATTGAATCAAGCAAATTGTGTTTTTTGTCAATCTGTTAGAATTTTTTCAGTAGTCATTTCCTCCCCAGTGCTCTTCATGCTCTAGAGTTACATAGTTGTATAGTTCGCTCACAAAggatgttattatttttattgttatttataattaGGTTAATCTAAAGCCGAGGGTTCCAACAAAATCAGTGTGTGCAGAACATCTTGAATTGAGGAAAGAAATATTGACTCTACTGAATCTTCAAAAGCAGGTATggttatattttattcatatgcTTGTCCCAGCAGTAACAAATTGATGTAAATCAAACTTGCATTAATTTTCCGCTCATAACAGTGggtttaatttttcttctcatttggAGAGAATTCTCATCAAAGGAATTCTTTATTGATGGAACTGACTTAAGTCAAATGCTATATGCCTTTAACATACTTTAAGTCCAATTTTTGTTGCCATTTCCTGTTTCTTTCAAACAGTTGCAAAATAAGGAGGCAGAAGGTTCATCTTTCCGTGAGGGTCCCTACAACGAGGCACCTGGCACACCCAAGGTCAGTAAATGCCCTCGCTTTCATGAGTGCTGCAATTCTGTCATATCTTTGAATGTAGATCTTCCTCTGCTAACAGCATTCTTGTCATGCTCTGGTGCAGGATCGTAGTTTTATTCCTGATTCTATGAGTTCTGGAGGTAAGTGGATTCTGTAATAGAACTTCGATGTTTGGCCTTACTGCATGCATCTCTTTGGAGTGCTACATTTAGTTCAAGTTATTTGAAGCTATCTAGTTTCAATTAGCGTTTTAAAAGTGTAAAAATCATTATTTGCAACTTGCTTCTCACCTGCCAAGAGGTGAGATGCACAAGCAAAGCATCAGCTGGCTGAAGCATGACACCTTAAAGTTGAAGGTCTTAAACAacgtcattttttttttaatgaagatAAGTAATTATTTCTCTGATATATAGAATGTACAAAAGGAAAGATGAAAGAATGCCTACAACTTTAGAGGAAGATTTTGCTTCTTTGAAGAAGTTCTATTTATACCCTATCAAACTTTGGCTACATGCCACCAATGGGAAACAATCTTGGAGATCGCCTTCCTTATTCCTCCTCTTGTTGTAGTTCATCCAAATCCTTCTTTAACTATTCTTCACTCTATTTTAGCCCATTGAAGTGTATTCTCCTGTAGCTCCTTTGGTCGGGCTTCTCTTTCCATTATTTTGTACATATAATTCTTCGGTGAAATTAGTTTCTAtccccttttaaaaaaattaggaatgtAAGAAAATTGAGGTGTACGTCTGTATTCAGATTTTTTCTCAGTTAAAGAACTGGAAGTGAAGTTTATGTTATCCCCCTTAAAAGGAATTCGATTATTTTTGTCGCGAAAGTTCATTTACATGTATGTTTTTCTTCTGATAGGGGAAAGGTCTGGCAAACGGGATCAGAAACGTAAGGTGTGTTTTGTCAACTATTATCTTGTTACTTCTTGAGTTTTCATCTCtctgtattttgttttgtgtttcaaattctttttcttatttaggttaaattataatataataaaaatattgtgaactttatgttttgtttaaaaaatccCCCtaatctttcaaaatttctaataTCATCCTTGATCTTTCATTACGTTTCAATATTATCCTTTGAGTAGAAATCTATTAGAATGTTagagacaaagaaagaaaaaaaacacatgGAATGACATGATTGTTACAATGATGCTTGTTTAGATTAAGTCCGAAAGAACGACATGTCGACATGTCGATTTTTTATCCAACATGCCGACGATTTTTCTATTTAAGGAAAGTTTTGAAACACTTGTAAAAGTTGAAGGGTAATATTacaacttttgaaatattagGGGTATAATTTAAACCAAGGGCAAAgttaaaagggtatttttgttttataattcagccttcttatttattatttttgtatcaATTATGGTCATTAGGCAACTGGGAGATTATCTGAAGCTCCATCATCACCAGCTCAAACTAAAAGGCCAAGAAAACAGAAAGGATCTGATCTGTGATTCTCCAGGCGTGTAAGAAATTTATGGTTGTATCTCTAGTATTGTATGCGCCTAAAAActgttttcttcatttatttttctggtCTCCCCCACCCTTTttgattagaaagaaaaatgaaaagaacacAAGTCCTGAATTGGAACCTCCATTTGTCCTCCATTAGATTTCTGTTTCTATTGAATCATTGATGGTAGGTTTAACATATGTAAATCTATGATGGCTGCATATGGTTTCATCATCTTACGATATCaattacaattatatatatgcatCTAAAAGGCTCGAGCTCGAGCAGGTCACTTTCGCTGGAAGGCACATCTTCATCACAAAGCCAAAGCTCTGGTTTTGTAGGTCTATTAGCTAGACTTGTCTTTCTTCTGCTGGCACAGTTAGCAGGATAGCTCCTCTAGTATGATGGTGCATTTTCTGTATATCTACCCAGAAACGAGGAAAAATTACTTTCTTGTATattactttcatttttatggtgcatttttgtgttttttacAATTACTTCCTTCACATAAGCACATTGAGATCTCTACATTCATATTCTGAAAAGATGAGCACCAGCAACATTTCATAAATGCAGCAGCTATACATAATTCCCTTGCTTCAATAACTTGGGAAAAGGAGAGTTTGTATTATCTGGGGTTCTTTCTTGAATAGCTGCTTTAATTCCTGTGCCGATAGATTCAAGGCCCTCATACTTCACGAGGCAGTCAGCCACTGATGATCAATATTACTTCCACGCTCCTGCTGTAGTTCCTTATGGCGAGCCTCAACATGCCAAGGTGACTATTTATTGCCTATGTTTATGCAACATTCAGCATTAGTACTAAATGCCTGACTCATTGCAGGTCAGTCTGTTTTTGTTTAGACATCAGTAATCAGCATAAGAATGAAGGCATTAGTGAAAACTCGATCTAACTCGTTTTGTATTTGTTCATTTACAGATAACTCACCTTGAATGTCGTCTCATTCGGTTCTTCATCATATGCTTGGCATGTTTCCTCCACAAAATCTCCgaacttttcctttcataCCCATTCAATTCCCATCTTCAGGGTGCTTTTTGAACTGGGGCAGCTATCGCATGCgcctgaagaagaaaaggtttATCGTTGTTTTCACTTTCAAGAATGAACTATGTACACATGTATTTAACCCCTTCCCTGattccattttctaaaatcgTTTTTTAAGAACGAAATTAAAGACTTGAGTATTAGTCGCATGTGTCAACAACGACGATTCAAGTTTTAGTTGGCTTACTTGTTTGAAGGTGAGAATGTGTCGTATTAATCACATTACGAGTCTAGAAAGGGTGTAGTTGTGACACAAACTAGATTAACTTCTATACTATAAGTTCAATTTATCTCAAGTTAGTATATCGTATGTTAACCAGTGCACGGCTACATATCACCATACCCAAGTCCCTTGTGATCAACATGGATGTGATTTTTCCCAATGAGAGGGGAACCATGTCAGGGTATTGCTTGAACAACCCATGCACTTACCTGGAGTTCTTCCACCCACAAATCACATCAATGGCTAACCAGGTAGGATTGTTCAAGATGCCTTAGAAGAGATGGGTTCAAATCACGTAGGCTTGGAACATTAAATCACGAACTTGGTCCCAAGCGAAGAATGTGAATAGCTAAGCTCCTTCATACATGTTGCAACTCTTTTGATCATATTAGATCAACCAGATGTCGAGTATCTTTAGATCACCATAAATATCTTAGACGTTCAAAATtgatcttcatttttaatgaaaaggTTGTCGTGCTTGTGCTTgtgcttgagctattacaagttgattaaatttgttagtaaaaataaaataaataaaaaagaaaagaaaagaaggagcATGCTATTTCCattgcttcccaaaaggccgtTGTAGTATCCATTTGCCACTCCAAAAACGGTCGACAATGGGTTTTAGCTTTTAACACAGACCCAATCCAAAAGCCAAAATCCACAAGGTTTTTGTTTTAGTGCCGCCACCGCAGAATGGGGGAATTCGATTCCCCTTCAACCCACCTCCACCGTCATCCTCGCCCACCCTTCACCGTCGGCTCTGAAATTGAGATCTCCATTAACGAAGAAGGTTTTAAGGGCGCATTGTTCCGAGCCACCATTCTCAAGCTCTCCACTACCTT is a window encoding:
- the LOC111779340 gene encoding SWR1-complex protein 4-like, with the translated sequence MDAKDILGLPKNTLHIPQEKKPRAQKDAQRKRDGISREVYALTGGLAPIMPAIDTSELKKRPPSDEKITWQWLPFANSARKDNLQLYHWVRVVNGIPPTGDYSFAKYNKSVEIVKYTDEDYEKYLNEPSWTKEETDRLFDLCERFDLRFVVIADRFPSTRTMEELKERYYRASRAILAAREPMPRESSGNTLAKDPYSVSQEIERKRALSMVLSQTKQQERKDAEVLAEAKKITESRRDERVPEKSELPVTSNAVPGATERAVVPGDSLPSVSNVQPPPPAAAPSTLVADNASTLASLRMLPVYLRTYALEQMVQAASSSAGLRTIKRVEQTLQDLSVNLKPRVPTKSVCAEHLELRKEILTLLNLQKQLQNKEAEGSSFREGPYNEAPGTPKDRSFIPDSMSSGGERSGKRDQKRKATGRLSEAPSSPAQTKRPRKQKGSDL